gaagccacttcttgagacattacACCAGTAcgggatgcaacagttagtagacAGTACCACCccactccatggaaagcaaaaggagtgagGCGTCGCACCGGGTAGTCAGGAGAGATGAGTAGAAGTTCATAGTCCTCATATCCTCTAATACGAGGATAATTTGAGATTTCTCTCTCATCACCTcgggacaacaacaacaacaataacaaatcagTGCAATCTCGCTTGGTAAGGGAGAGCCCTGGAAAAAAGGCCATGGCGTGACTGATGAGAACGCCGCCATGCAaccttaaggccacgggcctcaaGCATGGGAAATAACAATGGATGAGGGTGAGGAGAAGAGACGGGTAAAAGACTGTTACAGAACATTCGAATGAAGAGTCGGTTCAAGGAGGATTCCATTTATAGAAGGGGTGGCAGTGTAACCGATGGCGCCATCAATGTCTTCGAAAGACGTATCTGCAGGCacaattgtgatgacccaaaaggtcatcacttattttagaaatgaattctgcgttccgaggccttaaaaaatcTCTTTCtttctcacctcgatttgcatgcacagttcgGGGGTGTAGCTAGAAatccaatatgtgaaaatctgtgaaaaatgatgaatttcgactttaaaatgaatttaatttgacttcgatcaatattttgggtaaacggactggACCCGTTGACAGTCCCGGagagtccgtagtaaaatatgggacttggacgtatgcccggaatcgaattccgaggtcccaagcccgagaaatgaatttttgaaagaaattgttttgctgaattacttatgaagtaaagaaaagaatttgtgtttaaaacttgatggtatcgggcccgtattttggttctagcgcccgatacaggtcttatatgtgatttaagatgagtctatgaaatttggtaagagacggacttgaaatgacgtgaatcggatcgtatttgagaaaattgaaaattttgaagTTCTTGAGAAATTGCAtcattttgatgctaaattcatggttgttgatgttattttagtgatttgaatgcacgagcgagtccgtatgatatttttaggttggtgtgcatgtttggtttggagcaccgagggctcgggtgagttttggataggccacggggtggattttagACTTGAAAAATTGCAGGCTTCAGCTATTTCATTGCAgtcctgcaggcttcgcatttgcgaagcctggctcgcaaatgcaaaatAGCCCAGGCCAacccttcctcgcaaatgcgagatttcccTTCGCAAATGTGATGCTCCTCATTTGGGCttgttatcgcaaatgcgactgtcTTTTCGCAATTccgactttgcaaatgcgaaagtttcctcgcaaatgcgagcttagcagagcctaggttcgcaattgcgatacctgcaacctgtaagttcataacttagacgcattttcaaccattttttacatcttctcaaaacataaaccccctagggcgatttttcaaaggcaacttctCTTCCTAATAGATtataagtgatttctaactagttttcttcaatccttaacatcttttcacatgatttcaactcaaaatcaatgattttcatgggggaaattggatgttttgTGTAGAACataagtttttcaaaaattggggatttggacctcgatttgaggtccgatctcaaaataaattatataattgggttagtgggggaatgggtaatcgggttttgcttcaaacctcgggttttgaccatgtggtcccggggcgatttttgactttttgggtaaaactttggaaaacctatttccatgcattagaattgattcatttagcgtttattgatgtaattaagtaacttgtggctagatacgagcgagttggtggtggaatcaagaggtaaagcgatagttgaggcttgaattgtgttcgtgacatcgaggtaggtgtttggtctaaccttaacttgagggattaggagtcgtgtcttacttgctacgtgttaattgtggagtactacgtataggcatggtgacgagtatctatacgtcggtgtcaagcatgcccgtgagtcttgtagtgtaattgttatgactctgttgcgatttattgcgcttcacatgttattatcattattgttcccttgtcgggatgttattatcattattgttcccctCCCGgaatattattatcattattgttcccttgctgggatgttattatcatattattgttcccttaccgggatgtttgtttgatattattgatcCATTTCCAGGACTTTTTTTTTATTGGTGTTTAcaaaagaaatgggagcgggttgcacgcctgcaatggtaatatgtgaaatgggagcgggttgcacgcctgcaacagtaatatgtgaaatgggagcgggttgcatgtcTGCAATGATAATATGTGAAATGGAAGcaggttgcacgcttgcaacggtaatatgtgaaatgggagcgggttgcacgcctgcaacggtaatatgtgaaatgggagggGGTTACATGCCTGCaatggtaatatgtgaaatgggagcgggttgcacgccagcaacggtaatatatgaaatgggatcgggttgcatgcctgcaacgataTTACGTGTGTGCATGtttcttctatttccttatttttgctggtaattgatttatggcattCCTTATGTTTCTCTACTGTCATTCTGTTGTTACCTGTTACTCCCTGCAGCATGTTTCCCTGGACCAAATTTAATTGTAACTATTTGCTtctatttccgctgtatatgatttaactgcacgggtttatttggtagtctggtcctagcttcgtcactacttcgccgaggttaggctaggcacttaccagcacatggggtcggttgtgctgatactaaactctgcactcttttgtgcaaatCCCAGtattgtagacttcggaccgcagtgagattgttgtttcttgttcatcaggcgacccgaggtagttcGACAGGCGTCCGTAGACCTTGGCGCCTCCTTCTATCTACtaatcctgtttctttcatgtatttccagagagaGTGTTGTATTTCTTTCTTTCAGACATTTATTTGTAGTACttctagacagtctgtgaagttgtatcaccagtcttgggtagatttgttatggattgttattagcagtattattaaaacttTGCAATGCAGCCTTTACGCTTATTCAATTctattgttatctaattgttggctctaaATTGTTATCGGATTAAAATTGAAAACATAgtaaatagttcagttggttggcttgcctagctttcactagtaggcgccatcacgactcccgatggtgggaaatccgggtcgtgacagtaattaatgcatttttggaaACTGGACTGACGGCAATATTATCGCTTTGGAGAATAAGATTTCGGTAGTGCATTAAATGATTCTGGAAAGATGAACAGACGAGACGCCTCAGTTATTACAAAGGCTTACGTCATGAGTATGACATCATCGCGGGAAGCTCGAAGAGATGGATATCAAAGTCATTTCTTATCGTTCCACTCTAAGAAAAGCGGGGACTATCTATACACGGCAAAAATCAGCGGTTCGATATTACAGTCACCAAGGCGCCTCGAAGAAACTGCCCCCCCCCCGAAGGCTTGAAGCTTAGTTCGGGTCTCCGGCCTCGAGGGTTCTCATTAATCTACTCGAGGTAGCGTAAGCAACGGTCGACGTCGAGACAGGGTAGATCAGTGGCGTTGGTGGATCGGTGTGAGGTTCCCAAAGCATGTGACTAGAGCTGACAAGgtctattaggctagtccaaacccgtaccatggcattaaatggttgtactagTCTCATGTCTTTGTAAtgaatgcacttgtactatgttgggattccccctcatatataaaggggatccttatcattttgtagTCATCTGATGCTCAACATTAaacacacaagaacattctctctgctctctaacatattcttttgctctcattacttccatttattgcttatattcattgtgttctatttattgttctttatttattgcttatcattgatcataaagagccactGTCGTAGCTCTCATAACTCTTCTCACTCCCTCGATTGTTCTAAGCCGGTCATCTGATTCGACCTCGAGACCCTATACACGACAGTTCGAGGCCCCGATCTCCAGCCGTTCAGTTTGGTTATTATATCGTTTTTAAGCTATAATCTTCCTTCTAATCTTTTACTTAGCATTCATTGCTCaataactagcataaaatagatcacgtattttagaaccataaaatcaaatttaattgttattaccagtTTCACGGTAAACAATGAGAATTGATATATTGAACCGTTAACGCCTATTAAAGTTTCAAGTCCTTCATGTAACACACgaatatacaattcaacatctAATATttgaaagtaaaagaaaaaggaaaactatCATGAAATGTGATGGAATGACTAAAATTCAAAAAGAGATATTGGCTTCGAACCGTGAAAATGAAAATTTCACGATAAAAAAACACTTTGTCGTGCGCAAATTTGGACAGTGCATATTTTATTCTGATGTCAACGACGTTTTGGTTAGTGCCTGATGTGAACCTGGGCACCAAAGTTATACttcctaaaaaaaaattatttttacttcAATTCGCATgtaaactttccagatcacttcCAATTGACTCCTACGCATATAAATACCATTATTAAACTCGAGTCACAAATATTCACACTAAAGTTAACATGTTCGAGGCATAATACAAGTAAAATTACatgtaaaaatataaatttttagcCAAATATCATATTACCTGATACGAATTCGAATTAGttaagaaaggaaaaaaagagaaaaattgtcAGCATTAGCATGAAAACACAAATAAAGTTGGGGAACTTTGGAGCAATAGTAGAATTATCGCGGTGCGATTTATAGATCACAGATTTAAGATATAGAATCAATCACTGATATTTATATCAAGATAGACTGTCTATGTCGTCTATGTCGCCACGATAAGAATTGAAAGCTATTAAGGAGGACCTCCACTATTACCAATTCATTAAATTTTCCTCCTTTTATGGAACATCAATAGTGACAAGATTGTGACAACCCAAACGCTATAAGCCTTAAAACATCCCACTTCCTTGAACCTTCAACTCGAATCATCACAATTTGAGACTTTTTAATGTCGAAGAATTAATCCAAATACCCCTCACTCAATCGCTTTAATTAAAAATAATCGGCAaggctaatatatatatatatatattttatatgttatatatgtataattatgtataaacTATGTATATTGTTAGAAAAAATTAGCAATAAATAAGATCGGGTATTTGTATAAAAACCCTTTATTGTTCAGAGATCCATGTTATTGGTCTTTTCACTATGCCGTGATCATCTTCTATATTCTTTatggttcctccacttttcttaAGTAGGTGCTATACTCCACATGCTTATTCGCCATTTTCTGAGCGCCAAGTGTCTCAGTTTTGTTGCAAGTCACTATCAAAAATCAACATTAAAAGATACGGTGGAATGGATACAATTAATATCGTTCGGTAGCAAGAGATCTCGAGTTAGAACCttgaaaatactttttttttataGGGAACGCTTCTTCTATAATGAGTTATACACATAactatttaaatttaaattagcCAGTGAATTTCAAACACAAAAAGGAAAATCTTGAAGTAATGGTATAATTATTTCCGTGTAACTTATAAGTCACTAATTCGAGCCTCGGAAGCGACCACTGCGAACATCATATGAGTAAACGTAAAAGAAGTTACTCTCTAAAATATCACATAAAATAAAAAGCACTATATCAGAAGTTCAAAACAGCTGTGAGATTGTCCAAGTAGTAAAATTGTCCAAAATCACATGTGAAAATTTATGAAAATCACAATACATCGTATTGcactaagagcccgtttggacataagaaattttttcctttttttgaaatttttttactttttttcgaaatcagcgtttggtcataaaattttaaatttttacttgaaaatgcattttggaatttttcaaaaatttaaaaaactccaaaaagctgtTTTTCAAAATCCACTCAGATTACTCATAAAACTtcaaaaatgacccaaaactatattcatgtccaaatacaactctaattttcaaataccattttcacatgaaaaatattttcacctctttttggaattttacaatttttgtgtcCAAACACCCACTAAATCGATATGAGGTGCTAACCGTTTAGATTATATAGCTACATTATATTATGAAGATAGTAGGTTTCGACAGGGGCGGAGCAAGCATAGGATTTACATGTTCAGTTGAACCTAGTAACTTTGGTTCAGActttttttttatcttaaaaatttattaaatatatataaattattaattttggAACCCAGTAACATAAACGAATTAGAATTCTGAACACACAAGTTTCAAATATTGGCTCCGCCTCTGTTTCAATGTATATTTAATTCATACGGGTTGTAACATTAAAATATATCAGAGCCATTGGTATTCATTTTACATTTTAACACTAACAATTGTTGTTTAGTTGAGATCTTCTCTTACTTTTTCTTTACGAACATTAATAATTAGATCATTTACATTACTTGTTTGGGAAAGAATCAAATGATTCAGCTTTTTTTCTTGCAAATCAAGTTTTATTCAATAAAAACGTGTATCAATTGAAggaaggatatatatatatatatatatatatatatataaaaggtgTGACTAAGGTATCTTCTTTAGAATTAACTGCACTTCTATATTTCTCCTTTTGGCAAATAAAATCAGCTAAAAACCATTGGTCGGCTGAAATTATACTCCAATTTAATAGTGATGAAATGATAGTTTTGGATAGAGTTATCCAtttataagaaaaaataacattaATGACACAATTTATGAGTGGACGGTGCGGTTTATccatgatttaaaaaaaaaaaatgtggACAAGAAAACTCCGTGATATTCTAGGAGGTGAATCTTCTGTTACAATTATGAAGTTGCCAATATtgtaatatttttcaaaattagttGTAAAAGTAAAACTTCCTAAAAcagtaaggggtcgtttggtttgaagacAATTAtgttggtattagttatgctggaATTATTTAGGGAAAATTATGCGGCATATCACACAATTACATTATTTTTATCATTCGTagctatatttgaattttatagcaAATCCATGAAATAAGAGATTAATTGTTTTGAACTAAAATAAAAGAACAATAAGCTCTCATAGCTTAGTTGGTTAGAGCACCTACTTAGTTAGCGGAGGTCTTGAGTTCGACACTCTCCAaggatgttttatttttttgtatttttgtatttttgtatttctgTATTTCGCCATAGTTGTATTCGTTGCACGAACAGATACAATATCCAAATTTAGGCAATGGAACAATAATTTCTTCCTTAGCTGAGTTGTGAATGCACCAACAACAATGGCGGAAGCTTCACACCATAACCTCAATGTTATTCGATGAAGAAAGAAGAGGAAGACAAGCGGATGAACATTCTGGAAGAAAAGGAATTTCTATTCTATTCATTCAATCACTGAAAATGAGTGGAACTCCTCCCACTATATACAAGTTTGTAAAGACAAAGCTAAGCTAACTAACTAAAAACTAACTGACATCTGTCTATGCTTGGCCACTAACTGACTCTAACAGAACTAACCAACtaatgaaaaataattaattttaacaccccccccccccgccccctCAAGTTAGAAGTGTTGCAAACACAACCAACTTGCTCAATGTAGCATTATGTTTGATTCCAGTTAAAGTTTTAGTCAAAATATTTGCCAATTGACTGTCTGTTCCAATGTGGTGGAGTGAGACTAATCCTGCTTGCAATTGATCGCGCACAAAGTGACAGTCCACTTCTATGTGTTTGGTTCTCTCGTGGAAGACTGGATTCTTGGCAATGTGAAGTGCAAATTGACAATCACAGAACACTGAAATAGGCATTGGAAAGGGACATCTAGTTCTTCAAACAACCTGCTCAACCATACCAGTTCTCACACTACTTTTTTCAAAGCCCTTTACTCTGTTTCTGCAGAAGATAGTGATATAGTTTCCTGTTTCTTGGATTTCCAACTAACaagactattttccaaaagcaCTAAATAGTCTGTAATGGATCTCTTGGAATCTGGACAACTTGCCCAATCAGAGTCATAATATGCCTTGACTGTGCAATCTGCATCCGTAGACATGAAGATTCCCAGAGTGGGATCACTCTTCAGGTATCTAAGCAGATGGAAATCTGCCTTTAGATGGGGTTCTCTGGACTCTTGCATGAACTGACTCAAGTGTTGAACACTATATGCAATGTCCAGTCTAGTATCAGTTAGGAAATTTAGCTTTCCTACCAATTTTCTGTAGTATGTAGGGTCCTGTAGGATGGTACCTTCTTTGGCCTTTAGCTTTATTGTAGGGTCTAAGGGTGAAGAACAAGGCTTGTAATCTAGGCAGTTATACTCCTTCAACATGTCCAGCACAAATTTCCTTTGAGAAATTATTACACCATCATACTTGTACATTAACTCTAGCCCTAGAAAGTAGTGCAGTTGTCATAGATCTTTGATCCTAAACTGctcatgtaaggagtctttcaaATGTGTGATCTCTTCCTAATCAGTTTCAGTAAGTAGCATAACATCCACATATACCGAGGAATTTCCATTTTTCTTATAAAAGAGTAAGTAGTCATTCATGGAATGTGTATATCCTTTTGAGCACAAAGTTTCAGTCAGTTTTGCATACCACTGTCGACTAGCTTGCTTTAAACCATAGAGAGACTTGTTTAGTTTGCATACTAGTCCAGGGTTATCCACAACAAGTCCAGGTGGAGTCTGCATATATACTTCCTCATTGAGGTCTCCATGGAGGAAGACATTGTTTATATCTAGCTGAGATATACACCACCCCTTCTTTACTGTTGTGGCTATTAATGCTCTCATGGTTGTCATCTTCACTACTGGAGAGAATGTCTTTGTGTAGTCAATTCCTGCCTATTATGTATAACCTTTCACAACTAGTCTAGCCTT
This genomic stretch from Nicotiana sylvestris chromosome 9, ASM39365v2, whole genome shotgun sequence harbors:
- the LOC138878685 gene encoding uncharacterized mitochondrial protein AtMg00810-like, yielding MYKYDGVIISQRKFVLDMLKEYNCLDYKPCSSPLDPTIKLKAKEGTILQDPTYYRKLVGKLNFLTDTRLDIAYSVQHLSQFMQESREPHLKADFHLLRYLKSDPTLGIFMSTDADCTVKAYYDSDWASCPDSKRSITDYLVLLENSLVSWKSKKQETISLSSAETE